The Skermanella rosea sequence GCGGGCGCCTGTGGATGCAGCTCTACCTGTACCGGACGCGCGCCTTCGCGGCGAAGCTGGTGGAGCGGGCCAGGGCGGCCGGCCTCGAAGCGCTGGTGGTCACCACGGACAGCGCGATCTTCGGCAACCGGGAATGGGACCGGCGCAACTATGCCCGGCCCCTGAAGCTGAACCTGCGCAACACCATCGACGTGGCGCTCCATCCGCGCTGGATCCTCGACGTGCTGGTGCCCGACGGCGTGCCGCGCTTCGCCAATCTGGGCGACCTGCTGCCGCCCGGCCAGGACAGCGTGCGCGGGGCGGCATCGGCGATCGCGAAGGAGCTGGACCCGTCGCTGGACTGGGCGGACATACGGTGGCTGCGCGACCTGTGGCCGGGCAAGCTGGTCGTCAAGGGCGTCATGACCGCCGAGGATGCCGCCCTGGCGGCGGAGTGCGGGGCCGACGGCATCGTGCTGTCGAACCATGGCGGCCGCCAGCTCGACGGCGCCGTCTCGACCATGGAGGTCCTGCCGGAGGTGGTGAGCGAGGTCGGAGGACGGCTGACGGTGATGCTCGACGGCGGCTTCCGCCGGGGTTCCGACATCGTCAAGGCACGGGCGCTGGGAGCGGATGCCGTGCTGCTCGGCCGAGCCACCACATACGGCCTCGCCGCCGGCGGCGAGGCGGGGGTCGCCCACGCGATCGGCATCCTGAAGACCGAAGTGGACCGCGTGGTAGGATTGCTCGGCTGCGCCGACCTGTCGCAACTCGACGATTCATTCCTGCGCTGGCCGGGCCGTCCGATGCCGCCGTCCAGGCACACCGGACCCGGGCGAGGCGTCCTGTCCCCGGTCGCCGGGCAGGCAACGAATTCCAATCATCAGAAGAGGGAGGCCCAACTATGAGCGAGGCGACAAGGGTCGGCTTCGTCGGGCTCGGGCTGATGGGCACGGGCATCGCGCGGAACATCCTGCGCAAGGGGTTCCCCGTCACCGTGCTGGCGCACCGCAACCGCCAGCCGCTGGAGGAACTGCTGGCCGAAGGCGCCGCCGAGGCGGCGAGCGCGGCGGACCTGGCGCGCAATTCGGACGTGGTGATCGTCTGCGTCACCGGGACGCCGCAGGTCCGCGACGTGCTGTTCCGGGACGGCGGCCTGCTGGAGGGCGTGCATGACGGCCTGATCGTGATCGACAGCAGCACGGGGGATCCGGAATTCGCGGCCGAGGCCGAGGCCGCCGTCCAGGCGCGCGGCGGGCGCTTCATGGACGCCCCCGTCAACCGGACGCCCAAGGAGGCGGCGGAGGGCCGGCTGAACGTGCTCGCCGGCGGCGACGCCGCGACGCTGGAGGCGGTGCGGCCGGTGCTCGAAACCTATTCCGAGACGATCCACCATGTCGGGCCGCTGGGATCGGGCTACCGGGCGAAGCTGATCCACAACTTCATCGCCCAGGGCACCGCCGTCCTGCTGGCCGAGGCGTTCTGCACCGCCGCCAAGGTCGGGCTGGACCTGGAGGCGTTCGCCGATCTCTGCCGGCTCAGCGGCGCGCACAGCCGCACCTTCGATCGGATCATTCCCTTCGTCCTGGAGGGCGACGATTCCGGCCAGAAGTTCACCCTGCGGAATGCGGTCAAGGACATGCGCTCCTACACCCGCCTCGCGGAATCGGCGCCGACGACCGCCTTCGCGGCGCAGGCGGTCCACCAGACCTACCTTCTTGCCACCAACCTCGGCCACGGCGACAAATACGTGCCTCATCTGTTCGATGTGATCGGGCAAGTGAACGGCGTGACCGTCCGGGCCCGCTGAGGGCCGGACTTCTCCAAGGACCCCATGGACAAGGACCCGCAACCATGACAGCACAAGGGCAGCCGCGCTACCGGGGCGTATTTCCGGTGGCGCCGACGGTGTTCACGGACTCGGGCGACCTGGACCTGGACGGCCAGCGCCGCGCCATCGACTTCATGATCGACGCCGGTTCCCACGGCATCTGCATCCTGGCGAACTTCTCCGAGCAGTTCGTGCTGACCGACGCCGAGCGCGATCGCGTCCAGGACGCCGTCCTGGAGCATGTCGCCGGCCGCGTTCCGATCATCGTGACGACGACCCACTTCGGCACCGCCGTCTGCGCCGAGCGCAGCCGGCGCGCCCAGGAGGCGGGAGCGGCCATGGTCATGATCATGCCGCCCTACCACGGCGCCACGTTCCGGGTGCCGGAGGAATCGATCTTCCAGTTCTACCAGCGGGTGTCCGACGCGATCGACATCCCGATCATGATCCAGGACGCGCCGGTCGCCGGGACGCCGCTTTCTGCGGCCTTTCTCGCACGGATGGCTCGCGAAATCGAAAACGTTTCCTATTTCAAGATCGAGGTCCCGCAGGCTGCCGCCAAGCTCCGCACGCTGATCGAGCTGGGCGGCGACGCGATCGAGGGGCCTTGGGACGGCGAGGAGGCGATCACGTTGCTCGCCGATCTCGACGCGGGTGCGACCGGCGCGATGACGGGCGGGGGCTATCCGGACGGCATCCGGCAGATCACGGACCCGTACGAGGCCGGCCGCCGCGAGGAGGCGATCGAGGCCTATGGCCGGTGGCTGCCGCTGATCAATTACGAGAACCGCCAAGCCGGCCTGATCGCGGCCAAGGTTCTCATGAAGGAAGGCGGCGTCATCAAGTCCGAAGCGGTCCGCCACCCGCTTCAGCCGCTGCACCCGAAAACCCGCGCCGGGCTGATCGAAACCGCCCGGCGGCTCGACCCGCTCGTCCTCCGCTGGGCACGCTGAGGACGGACGGGACCCCGAGAAACGGTTCCAGAGGAGTTAGTCGAACATGAAAATCACCGGTGACATGCTGATCGGCGCCAAGTCCGTGCGCGGTCGCGAAACCACGTTCTACGCGGTGAACCCCGCCAACGGGGAGAAGATGGAGCCGGCCTTCGGCGGCGGCGGCGAAGCCGAGGTCCGCGAGGCCTGCAAGCTGGCCTGGGCCGCCTTCGACAGCTATCGGGAAACCAGCCTGGAAGCCCGCGCGACCTTCCTGGAGACCGTTGCCCAGAAGATCATGGACCTGGGCGACCCGCTGGTCGAGCGGGCCTCCGCCGAGAGCGGCCTGCCGCGCGCCCGGATCGAGGGCGAGCGCGGCCGAACCGTCGGCCAGCTCCGCCTATTCGCCGGGGTCGTCCGCGAGGGTGGCTGGATCGAGGCCCGCATCGACCCCGCCCTGCCCGACCGCAAGCCCCTGCCGCGCCCCGACCAGCGCCAGCGCCACATACCGCTCGGCCCGGTCGCGGTCTTCGGGGCCAGCAACTTCCCGCTGGCCTTCTCGGTCGCGGGCGGCGACACCGCCTCGGCGCTGGCCGCGGGCTGCCCGGTAATCGTCAAGGCCCACTCGGCCCATCCCGGCACGTCGGAACTGGTCGGCCGGGCCGTCCAGGCGGCGGTCGCGGAGTGCGGCCTGCCCGAGGGCGTCTTCTCCATGGTGTTCGGCGCCGGCAACTCGGTCGGCACCGCCCTGGTCTCGGACTGGCGGATCAAGGCCGTGGGCTTCACCGGATCGCGCCGGGGCGGCATGGCCCTGGTGAGCGTCGCGGCGGCCCGCCGCGAGCCGATCCCTGTCTATGCCGAGATGAGCAGCATCAACCCGGTCTTCCTGCTGCCGTCCGCGCTGTCGTCGCGCACCGAGGCGCTGGGCAAGGGCTATGTCGCCTCCCTCAACCTGGGCGCCGGCCAATTCTGCACCAACCCCGGCATCGTGCTGGCGCTGGACGGCCCGGACCTCGACCGTTTCCTGGAGACGGCCAAGGCGGAAGTGGGCAACAGCGCCGCGTCGACCATGCTGACGCCCGGCATCTTCGCCGCCTATGACGAGGGCGTGCGGAAGCTTTCGGGCAATTCGAAGGTCCGCCTGCTTGCCCGCGGCCAAGCCTGCTCCGGCCCGAACCAGTGCCAGACAGCCGTGTTCGAGACCGACGCCGCCAGCTTCCTGTCCGAGACCGATCTTCAGGAAGAGGTGTTCGGTGCCTCGTCCCTGGTGATCCGCTGCCCGGACCTGGAGACGGTGCGCACCGTCGCGGAGCATCTGGAAGGTCAGCTGACCGCGACGGTCCAGGCCGACGAGGGCGACCTCGACGCCGCCCGGATGCTGCTGCCGGTCCTGGAGCGCAAGGCCGGCCGCGTGCTGTTCAACGGCTGGCCGACCGGCGTGGACGTCAGCCACGCCATGGTCCATGGCGGCCCCTTCCCGTCCACGGCGGACGGCCGCAGCACCTCGGTCGGCACGCTGGCGATCCGTCGCTTCCTGCGCCCGGTCTGCTACCAGGACGTTCCGGCCAGCCTGCTGCCGGAAGCGTTGAAGGACGGCAACCCGCTGAAGCTGTGGCGGCGCATCGGTGGCGAGATGGGTCGCGACTGAGACCGCCGACCGGTCTGACGCAGGGGGGAGGTGCCGGCCGGCGCCTCCCCATTCGCTTTCTATCCGGCCTTCGGGACGGCGTCGTAGAAGCTGTAGTCGAACAGTTCGTCCAGGTTGACCGGCTTGACCTGCGTCCCCAGG is a genomic window containing:
- a CDS encoding alpha-hydroxy acid oxidase, which produces MKRRLYQGTDFRRAQNIDELRAVARRRVPNFCFEYVEGGSDDEVTLRRNRSVFEEIGFVPRTLVDVSARGQAVDLFGKPSAAPFLIGPTGFSGLLAKEGDLALARAAAAAGIPFILSNASTMRLEEVAERAGGRLWMQLYLYRTRAFAAKLVERARAAGLEALVVTTDSAIFGNREWDRRNYARPLKLNLRNTIDVALHPRWILDVLVPDGVPRFANLGDLLPPGQDSVRGAASAIAKELDPSLDWADIRWLRDLWPGKLVVKGVMTAEDAALAAECGADGIVLSNHGGRQLDGAVSTMEVLPEVVSEVGGRLTVMLDGGFRRGSDIVKARALGADAVLLGRATTYGLAAGGEAGVAHAIGILKTEVDRVVGLLGCADLSQLDDSFLRWPGRPMPPSRHTGPGRGVLSPVAGQATNSNHQKREAQL
- a CDS encoding dihydrodipicolinate synthase family protein, translated to MTAQGQPRYRGVFPVAPTVFTDSGDLDLDGQRRAIDFMIDAGSHGICILANFSEQFVLTDAERDRVQDAVLEHVAGRVPIIVTTTHFGTAVCAERSRRAQEAGAAMVMIMPPYHGATFRVPEESIFQFYQRVSDAIDIPIMIQDAPVAGTPLSAAFLARMAREIENVSYFKIEVPQAAAKLRTLIELGGDAIEGPWDGEEAITLLADLDAGATGAMTGGGYPDGIRQITDPYEAGRREEAIEAYGRWLPLINYENRQAGLIAAKVLMKEGGVIKSEAVRHPLQPLHPKTRAGLIETARRLDPLVLRWAR
- a CDS encoding NAD(P)-dependent oxidoreductase produces the protein MSEATRVGFVGLGLMGTGIARNILRKGFPVTVLAHRNRQPLEELLAEGAAEAASAADLARNSDVVIVCVTGTPQVRDVLFRDGGLLEGVHDGLIVIDSSTGDPEFAAEAEAAVQARGGRFMDAPVNRTPKEAAEGRLNVLAGGDAATLEAVRPVLETYSETIHHVGPLGSGYRAKLIHNFIAQGTAVLLAEAFCTAAKVGLDLEAFADLCRLSGAHSRTFDRIIPFVLEGDDSGQKFTLRNAVKDMRSYTRLAESAPTTAFAAQAVHQTYLLATNLGHGDKYVPHLFDVIGQVNGVTVRAR
- a CDS encoding aldehyde dehydrogenase (NADP(+)), yielding MKITGDMLIGAKSVRGRETTFYAVNPANGEKMEPAFGGGGEAEVREACKLAWAAFDSYRETSLEARATFLETVAQKIMDLGDPLVERASAESGLPRARIEGERGRTVGQLRLFAGVVREGGWIEARIDPALPDRKPLPRPDQRQRHIPLGPVAVFGASNFPLAFSVAGGDTASALAAGCPVIVKAHSAHPGTSELVGRAVQAAVAECGLPEGVFSMVFGAGNSVGTALVSDWRIKAVGFTGSRRGGMALVSVAAARREPIPVYAEMSSINPVFLLPSALSSRTEALGKGYVASLNLGAGQFCTNPGIVLALDGPDLDRFLETAKAEVGNSAASTMLTPGIFAAYDEGVRKLSGNSKVRLLARGQACSGPNQCQTAVFETDAASFLSETDLQEEVFGASSLVIRCPDLETVRTVAEHLEGQLTATVQADEGDLDAARMLLPVLERKAGRVLFNGWPTGVDVSHAMVHGGPFPSTADGRSTSVGTLAIRRFLRPVCYQDVPASLLPEALKDGNPLKLWRRIGGEMGRD